From Candidatus Bathyarchaeota archaeon:
AGAAAGCGCTTAGAGAATATGTCTGCAAGAAACTTGTAGAAGGCAATTATGAGATCATAGGGACTGAAGCGACAGTTTATGGAGGCAAAAGAATAGATGTAATGGCGAGAAACGTAGAGAATAAAACTGTTGCCATTGAAGTCAAACGTTTTAATCGCATAGGAATTGCAGATGATATAAGGAAACTTGAGCGTTTAGGATTTTTACCTGAAATTGACTTATTTTATGTAGCTGTACCTAAAATGAATTTGCAAGGAGACATGCTGGGCTTTGCAAAGAAACTTGGAGTTGGAGTTATCGGAATTACAGAAGAAGGACTAGAATGGTTAGTTGATTCTGACGAAAAATCGCCTGTTGCACTATACAAATCTACTGACTTACCAAACATCGTGATCCCTGGAAGAGAATTTCAATTTCAAATATTTGTCAAAAATAATGGAGGAAAAATGGCTCGGAATATTGAAATAATGTATATGCCAGCTTGGCCATTCCGTGTACCGAAGGGTGAAAAGAATCACAAATTTATCAAAGAACTCATGCCTGGAAAGCAGAAACAGATTTCTTTTAAAATTAAGGTAAAGAATGACGCCGAAGAGGGAAGGCACCCTCTTTTTAGCAGGATGACTCTGCCTGGAACGCAAGCTGTTGATTCGCTGTATCATTTAGAAGTCAGAAAAGAAGTCAAATGAAACTGTCTCATGCATGCATAAAGAAATTATAGAGAACTGAGAGGTTGAGGAGAGGCTGAGGAGACAGAAGGGAGACTTTATTGTTGTCTTTTTCAGCTGCCTCCAATCGTTTATGCATGTAATTCATTCTTCGGTGGTGGTGGGGGCGGGGAGGGCGGGGTACTGTCTTGTCTATTGACATTTTGTAGCACAGTTGCGTTCAAGATACACTTTCAACAGCTGCATGCATGCGATCAGAATGCACATACTCAGCGTTGAAATGCTTAAAATGTGAGGACAGACAGTATTGGTTGTGGAGAGGACCAAACTTGGTAACGACTGAAGAACAACTAGACAAGATAACTCAAGAATTCATCGAGTCAGTTCGCACTCTTTTCAAGAAAGGAATACTCACGAAAGAAATGCTTCAAGACTATAGGGAAGCAAAAGCAGCACTTCATGGTCTTTTGGAATCAGCCTTTATCAGTGCTGGTTGGCGCATAGGTTTTTATCCAATTGTCGAGCCAAGAGTCCCTTTAGATTCTCCACTTGTCCCTGGAGACTACTCCCCTCAACTCAAGGGAAAGCGAAGACGAAACCAGTTCAGACCTGACATTGGTTATTATCGAGCAGAAAAACTTGATATTTTCATTGAATGCTGCACAACTGATGAAGCGAAGGAATTTGAACCTTCCAAATTGCATGCACACATCACAAAAAGAGATGCATTTTTGCATTTTGTGAAGCATGCTAAAGTTTCAGCGTTCATAATGTGTGTTGTGCTTCCCAGCGATATGGTTCGAAGACCACCATGGAAATGGGCTAAAGAATCTAGCAATGATTTTTTCACAGAATTTAAGCTTGGATGGAGTCAATTGGCAAACAATCTGCATCAACACATTCCGACTCGACTAATTATCTTGAATGAGAACGGAGTCTATTCCAGCAAAACGTGGCACGCCTATCTGGAATGAGTGTTAGAGTTTTTTGGAAGCCGATGAGATTTTTGGACACTTTCTTGTTTTAACAAGTTTCAGGGAACGTTTAGGATTTCTAATTTCTAAATTCTAACCCGTATATTATTTAGAATTTCTAATTATTTTATTCATTTAGAAAATAGAAATTAGAAAATCAAAATTTTGTAAATACGCGTTTTGAACAGTCCTGTAGTGTACGTACACTGTGGAAATGAAGAAAATGAGCGAAGAGCTTGACACAGTAAACTGCTCTTATAAAAAGCCAGCAACACTTATTCTACAATAGTGGAATAAAGTAAAACGAACTAGATTCTTGGTGATCAGAATGGGAAAAAAATTAGTCTTTAAGGAATGCAAAGTATGCAATGGCATTGGCATATTATCATCATCCGGCAGGCCATGTTCAGCCTGTGGCGGAAGGGGTTTTCTTATTCTGGAAGAATCAAATGCTGAAGAAAGTAGAGTGGAAATCTTTGCAAAAACTCTTCTAAGGAGAATAAGAGATTTTGTCGATTCGGAGAAAATGAATATAGAAAGACTGCCAAAATGGATTAAGTCTGCGAAAGTGAAGATAGCGCATCTAAACAATAGTAACATCATTTTATACGAAGCCGCTTACTCGAATAAAGATGAATATGTTCATTATGGAGAGGTAAAAACAGACCTTCAATTCTTTCTTGGGCTTCCTGAATATACTCCAATCGGGGCGAGTTTTAAAGCTCCACGAACAGAAAACAAGGCCTTGATCATACTCCATGGTGAATATGCTGAAGGCAAACAGGTTATTTTTGATATCACAACTCCGAATTCAGCACTTTTCAATGTCGGATACCTCGCTTACCACTCACCAATTGCCATTCTTAATATATTTATGCAACTCAGCTTGTCTGGCAATGTCTTAGCAATACGTTTTGTGCCTTTTGCAGTATACATTCATGACAATGATATTACGCATTTTCCTGAAATTTGGGATAAGAGTGCTTCTTATATCAAAAGCTCACTCCTGTCAATTCATGAGTCTGAGGGAGATTATTACGAATCAGTTAGAATTGAGAAAAACGCTTTCCTAATTAGGAAGGAAAAATCCGTTATTGTGTTTGGAAAAGACAGTGTTCCTGATACGCTTGCTGAGCTTGAACAAGTTCGAGACTACCTGAAAGGAAAGGGATATGACGCATATTTACTGAGAGAATTACCAGAACATCCCGCAATGTCCATTGAGCAGAAGGTAAAGTTGTGGTCATTGGCCTCTAGATTTTGTGTAATGATTGATCGACAACCTTCTGGGCACCTTGTTGAATATCCTTATCTAGAAAGTGTAGGAGCCATATTAGCTCTATTGAGACCTAAGAAAGGTGGATCAACATATATGATTGGAGATTCGCGTGTCAAAGGTATTCGTCATATCGAAACGTTTCATTTCGATGAAACACCATTTGAGGTTATGGAAAAAGTCATTGATTGGGCAGAATCACTGGTGCAGGAACAGATTAAAGGATATGAAAAAGTTTATCCTTGGAGAAAAGAAAAACGTTGATTATAATGTCACCTTTAGTACTACTCACTCATTCCCAGTAGTTTGCTTTGATAATCTTTTCATTGAGTCTTAACATAAGACCCCAAGCTTTCAATATCTGAAACCCCAAAATCTCTTTAACCAAAGTTGAATAATTTAGAACAAGACACAAAGTAACGTGGGGAAAATGCAGTGAATAGTAGCAAAAAAGAGAATCTCAGGGATTTCATCAAAAAAGAGATCAAGAAGAGCGGATTCCCTCTAGAAGTTCTTTCATCTATGATTCTCGATAAGAATGGTTGGGATGTGACTCCTCATCTGCTCTTCTACAATGAATTGGAGGAATGTTATAATGAAATAGATATATATGCCTCCAAGCAGAGCACACGAACTGAGTTCAACGACGCGATGGAGACTTTGATTATCGAATGCAAAAAGCAAGAGAAAAAGCCTTGGGTATTCTTCAGACAGAACCAACCAAATACTGATTTTGCCACTCTTAACGTAACGCCAGAAAGTGCAAAAGAATCTTTTGGCAAAGGTTTCTCACATCATTATTACTTCAGAAGGAAGCCTTGTGGCTATCATTTTCCTACTTTTGTTGCGAGAGGAAAGCCTGATGTTATACTAGACACGGTTAATCATCTTCTTGACTCACTGAATTTCGCCCAAAATGCGACGACCCGTCTTAATGAAAAGTTCGGGGTTCAACTCCTGGAAGTCTTTTATCCGGTGATAATATTTGATGGAAAACTGTTTTCGGCTAGAATAAAACCTAATGGCGACATTAGTATCACAAAATCAAAGCATCTTCAATTGAAAGTCTGCAGAGCAATAAAAGAACCTAAGCTGATAGAACTGAGTCGAATCGGGATGCGGTGGGAAATTAAAAAAGAATATGTGGTAGATATCGTTACAAAGGATTCGCTTGATGACTTTTTGAAATATTTTCCTTGAACAACTGTAACGTCCAAGCAGTCTTTCTTGATAGTCTCACCATTGTGCCTTCACATAAGGTCCTAGGCTTTCAATGTCAGAAACGCCAACAAAATCTCTCAGTGCAAAAGGTTGTTGAAGATACATTAAATCTTATTTATCACAAAAACTTCTCCCTCAACCTCCACAAACTTACCACACACCTCATATTGACCAATTTCCTCACAATTCAAGAACTTCTCACAATTTAGACAAACTTCAATTCGCTCTCTCTTCAATTTTTTCTCTAACTCTTCTTTCTTCATATTCATCGATTATCAAATGAAATGCTTGGATTACACTAAAATCCTTGATAACGCTCCCATCGAACTATCAACTTGCTGCACGTTTCTGGAAGTCAACGTTCTGAAGAACTTGTGGTCAGTGGAAGCTGGGCAGCTTGGATTGAGCGTAGAATTTCTAAATTTATAATTTCTAATTTGAGCGAGATTTTAGAAATTCTAAATTTTCCTTCTGATTAGAAATTTAGAAAATTATAAAAATGGCGAGTCTTGAAGCAGTCTCCCCAAAGTCTCCCTGTTAGCTTCTGTGGTTTCACTTGTACCCGCGCATTTTAAAGATTCCATGGGATCTTACGATAGCAATCTTTCAACCGCTTCTCTTAGGTCTGAATCTGTCTCCTGTTCCTTTTTCTGCTTATCGATGCTCGCTTCAACATCTTTCATCATATCGATTATTTCAAGTAAAGTGGGTTTGCGAATTCTCCAA
This genomic window contains:
- a CDS encoding zinc finger-like domain-containing protein, coding for MGKKLVFKECKVCNGIGILSSSGRPCSACGGRGFLILEESNAEESRVEIFAKTLLRRIRDFVDSEKMNIERLPKWIKSAKVKIAHLNNSNIILYEAAYSNKDEYVHYGEVKTDLQFFLGLPEYTPIGASFKAPRTENKALIILHGEYAEGKQVIFDITTPNSALFNVGYLAYHSPIAILNIFMQLSLSGNVLAIRFVPFAVYIHDNDITHFPEIWDKSASYIKSSLLSIHESEGDYYESVRIEKNAFLIRKEKSVIVFGKDSVPDTLAELEQVRDYLKGKGYDAYLLRELPEHPAMSIEQKVKLWSLASRFCVMIDRQPSGHLVEYPYLESVGAILALLRPKKGGSTYMIGDSRVKGIRHIETFHFDETPFEVMEKVIDWAESLVQEQIKGYEKVYPWRKEKR